The genomic region AACATAAACCATTCTTCACCGCTGCTATTACAAAGTCACAGTTCTTCTGGAGGTTTTGATAGAAGACATCCTTGCTTCGATAAAGGACTATGAATAACGGGGGCGTTTAAGTTGCTAAAATAACCTCCAATTTTCGGTTTAACATGCCGATTATTAGTTTCCATgtgaacaattttcataaattcgATTTGTGCGGccaatttttgaatttcttcttttaactCTTCGTTTTCTTGGTATAAATCGGGGGCTTCCTCAGAAACTAAACCGATTCCGTTTAACGAAAATGAAGCTGTAACACCGCGAGATCTCGCCCTGTTATCCCATTGGTCTCCTTGACCGCGGAGAACTCGAACTACTTTTGGCCCAAAAACTAAACCAATCGTTACTGAGGTTGAAAGTTGAGTTCGAATGAATCCTAAGAGGTATTTTATATCCGGTCCAGCTTTcggaaatattaataaactaaaaaattaaattaattaataaatttttattaattttaatcatttttttgtacTCACTGAAAAGCAACCATAGCAATATTAACAACGGCGATGTTGTAAATAGCATAGCTAATTAATCGCGCTTCGTTATAAAGCGATTCGGCGTTTCGCACATTGTAACAAACCCGAATTCCCCAAGCTAAAAAAAGAACTTCCCCAATAGCCAAACTGTGATCCCACCAATTATAAGTACactgattaaattttaatccaaCGGAATCCGTGATGACTTCGGCCGCTGGAGTGGCCGATAACGTCCATGTACTTAAATAAATGAGCATCACAAGTAATATGGGGACCATCCATTGCAATAACTGTTTGTCGGTTAATTTTACTTTATGCGCAGATTTAACTCTGTACGTTAATGAAACTCTCCACGTCTTCATTAATAAAGCAGTGTAAGTTATACAAAATCCTAAATGTCTCGACCATTTAGTTGCTATACATGAATACATGTCTAAAACCGGAAATATAGCCGCCATCTACAAAAAACTtggtttaaaagaattaacaaaaatgtttcttattgaATTCACCTCAAGGTACATTGTAGCACAACCCAACAAAGttattgctaaaaaaattGGGCTGGcaactttaaaaacttttaattttcgatGACGAAACATGTAAATGATTAAGATTACTGTACAAATTGCACAGGTTACgctaaatattaataaagtaaccctaaaacaatttttttttgattattaaaaatatggtGAAGAAAGTTTTTACCTGAAAGCCCAATGATAAGTTGCCAAACATGGTTGAGGACCGATGCAAGTTTCACAACCCGGAGCGCATTGTAAACAGTGAAAAATGTCTCCCCAAAATGGACTACTGTTCTCTTTCATTGCATTAAATGCCACTAAAATCAAATAGAATCATTTtagattaaatataaaacttctgatctcggcgatttgagacgaaatcgtttttatatatcttggtaaagaTGCAAAGTCctttataagaaaatatttatcctcactctgccgaggtcgcttgcgggcgaggcagtAGAATTCTCAAAAAGTGATAATTTTGTCTTAACATATCAAAACCGGTGCCTCGCCCGTAgacgacctcggcgatttgaaacaaaatcgttccttatacaggttcagtttttaatcgggaaattttactaggatgtagtacttgccaaaataacacaagtattttatataaacatagggtcgcaactcttttgttttagagctatgagcgatcaaagttgatccgaaaatttacattttgttttgtatttcggcTGTAAGTAAACCgttgaatttgaaactttgtacgtATTCACTACTGGTTAAGACGTTATTTTCAAGCATACTTTAAACTTCACTAGCGCCCTCTaaagggatgaaattcaccactctcttgatttttttataagaactttCTAACGctatggaatattaacataaaaaaatatggattgTATAGCTTATTCTTtagtggtacttttttgtctctttagtattttccttatagttaatagtttccgtgtaaaaaaataaaatatcgtgcCATGTACCGCTATATGCCGCCATGTTTagctaaaattattctaaaagttagCTCTGAGAacatgtaagttttatttacagTGAATCCTCATAATTATTTctggttattaataatttttgacggTTATTAAACAAGagcatcaattttttaatattgtttaaaacaacgtaattTGTTCAGACAGGCattaatcttatttatggtttttcttatgaaaatcacaattaattggtgttatttagTTAGTACTAGATCCTAGTAAGTGCACAACTTCCATAGCCacctataaagaaaaaattttttttaataatagcagCGCTTTACAGTCCAATGTagcatattttctttttttacgctaaaactattatctttaaggaaaaaactaaagagacaaaaacgtaccaataatgaataagctttacaacccatatttttttatgttaatattccatggcgttaagaagttgttataaaaaaatcaaacacgttgtgaatttcatccccttagagggcgctagggaagtttaaggtatggttgaaaataagatatgaaccagtagtacatacatacaaaatttcaaattctggGGTTTACTCATacccgaaataaaagataaaatgtaaatttttggctcaactttgacagctcatagctcGGAAACAAAAGAGTTGTGACCCTAtgtgtatataaaaaacttgtgttttttggcaagtactacgtcctagtaaagtttcccgattaaaaactgaaccaccctgtatatcttgGTAAATATGCAAAGTCCCTTATAAGAAAACATTTATCCTCACTCtgccgagatcgcttgcgggcgaaGCAGCAGAATTCCCAAAAAGtgataattttgtattaatatatCAAAACTGGCACCGCGCCCATAGACGACCTCGGCAATTTGAAgcaaaatcgtttcttatatatcttggtaaagaTGCAAAGTCccttataagaaaatatttatccTCACTCTGCCGacgtcgcttgcgggcgaggcagcAGAATTCCCAAAAAGtgataattttgtattaatatatCAAAACTGGCACCGCGCCCATAGACGACCTCGGCAATTTGAAgcaaaatcgtttcttatatatcttggtaaagaTGCAAAGTCccttataagaaaatatttatccTCACTCTGCCGacgtcgcttgcgggcgaggcagcAGAATTCCCAAAAAGtgataattttgtattaatatatCAAAACTGGCACCGCGCCCATAGACGACCTCGGCAATTTGAAgcaaaatcgtttcttatatatcttggtaaagaTGCAAAGTCccttataagaaaatatttatccTCACTCTGCCGacgtcgcttgcgggcgaggcagcAGAATTcccaaaaaatgataattttgtattaatatatCAAAACTGGCACCGCGCCCATAGACGACCTCGGCAATTTGAAgcaaaatcgtttcttatatatcttggtaaagaTGCAAAGTCccttataagaaaatatttatccTCACTCTGCCGacgtcgcttgcgggcgaggcagcAGAATTcccaaaaaatgataattttgtattaatatatCAAAACTGGCACCGCGCCCATAGACGACCTCGGCAATTTGAAgcaaaatcgtttcttatatatcttggtaaagaTGCAAAGTCccttataagaaaatatttatccTCACTCTGCCGacgtcgcttgcgggcgaggcagcAGAATTCCCAAAAAGtgataattttgtattaatacatCAAAACTGGCACCGCGCCCATAGACGACCTCGGCAATTTGAAgcaaaatcgtttcttatatatcttggtaaagaTGCAAAGTCccttataagaaaatatttatccTCACTCTGCCGacgtcgcttgcgggcgaggcagcAGAATTCCCAAAAAGtgataattttgtattaagagCCCACTTTACCAGGTCGGTCAGTTTCTGAGGGGCGCAGACGACGGACGTTCGGAAGCAACGAGGCGGAGTTTATTTTCTACTAGGCCCGACcctttatagataaaaaaacatcgtgtttattttattacgattctttttctcgtcgatgttgttaatgaagaaattaaacgacttcttctaaatattattgtttattaacaatttttcttaattatgaattacaatcaatctttttattgactttccaatttatttattattttagttattattttgattttttattaataatcgtaGTCGTAGCCCACCTTTTTActacgtttgtttttttaagtattttggttcacaacaatttacattacgcaaatatcagttttttaatgctttttttcgatatgaatagaatattaattttttaatagagaaATTAGAGAAAGAAGTTGAGAACATCTAAGATTATGGGTTTATAATTCAATTGAATGTAaggcaaaaatcaatttcaaatgcaataaataattttgcgaggcataaaacatttatatcattttgaaacgaaaataacatttataactccattttatattaaaatagatatatttgCAATACAGGGAATGTGAAAAGTTCGgtacaacatttataaattatatctttgttgtattattatgcgttcgtttgatatacaggtgtctcagagtaaccgtgtaagtaattttatttgaaaacacaggtagttacaaaaattaaagaaaaaatagctGAATAAATGTGGTtcctttatgaatattattacttttcattcgaacttttttaatatttctgtttaaaaaaatggactgCATGGTCTGTATCACCTTGTAtaagtaaatgaaataatatgtaatacctaattaataataatattaaataatgattcaagtatacaaaatatggctaatagtgtaataaataaaacagccctgactagaaaaatctttaggaaattttaatttgccatCGTTGAATAGATGTAAGCTCTTGAAATTCGCTGGACACTTCACCTCGACGAtggcattttcgttttttattgtttcatttggACTTGCAACTAAGAATCCGTACATCCTATGGATGAATAGAGCTCAAAAGTTTGCTGGCAAgttatatttactttcaaatttttttaatgcaagccATTCATAGTCTTAGCCATGTTAGTGCTATTATTTCTAGCAAATTTCGAGTACAAGattgatttaactttatttaagcaaGACGTGTCATTTCTCATCCTACATACATCACCAAATCTCGATGCAGTTAGGCACAGATACCTTTCTTGGATCCATATCTGATTGGTACTTTAGCTTCTGGtaagaatttgtattttatttctgttaatgCATCCATCTTGCAAGTTTctaataaattcttctttcttttatattcttcgTGTGAAATGTCactcataaattataaccgaATTGCTATCATTACCCTGATCGGCTTTCGCTACCTACCTGAATTACCCCGTATACacgagtatttttttttatgtatacaattattttatagcagTACCACTCCGGATGATGCATCGTAATTGACGTTCGAGCGTTTAGCGTTTACAGtctttattcagtttttatttacttcttcTGAAGctgtaactaaattaattcttctttacctGCGTTCTTCATAGACTGCTATGCCATGTCACTTACGgtttctcgatatttttggaatggttttgttaacataaatgGTATATCCACacataacaataattcttCAGCCTGTGTATATCCGGTACCGACAGATAACAGAAACAACAGCAGAGTTTATCTCAATAGACTCTTTGCTTTCTTCAGTGTAAAGCTTCTTTTTTATCCCgcacataaaacataaaagaaatgagCTGCTAAGCCCTTCTTTTgactcattaataaatttaatgtgagTTTTGTTGCAGTTGAATGGATTATTCTCCACCATCAGTATTTGGTTCTGCatcatttgtattatttatcttaTGGTATCGCTTCAAATAAtgtatcgttttaatttttactgtgatggtttattctttttaaataagtcctTTTTATGTGTGCCAcagtttatacaataaaattaataaaatttaacttacctttcggaatgaatacatttttcaattaaatctcggactataaaatatgaaattttagattttataaaaatttatatcgtaAATTATTACCGTCTATTACTCCTTTTTCGAGAACATCTTCAAATGctaaggggtagttttttagatgaacatacttacccattgtttataaaaactttacacaaactaaattaaactaacactatagtacacaataaaataacaactattgactataaattcaaaaattttgttaaattacacAATTATTAGTAGAAAATCACGGaaaataaagttcaaaacgtacttttggaaatgattattttctctaccacattaaaaagtaatagatAAAACAAGGAGCTTCGATGAAGAGAGTCGATGTCAGCGCCGCTCAGTCGGCAGGAGGCGGGACTAACGCGGTGGTAATACTTCGTGGGAATCTTGAcggaaaatattcatttttacgcTACCTTAttgcaattttagcaaattacaaactattcctttataactaaaaattttgaaaaaatttatttgaaaaatgttactattttcaagtatacTATCATGCAAGCTAAAAAAGAACGACCAAATTCTataatattgaggaaaaaaacccctttttttggaaaactttaaaaattttcaccatgCGTTATGTAGAATTGTTAGAAGAAGCtatgtacaaaatttcatccaaatattttcataaataatgtatgttttttgtaatttgctgaGCTGTATGGTAAAGTAGCCTCTTAATACATCAAAACTGGCACCGCGCCCATAGACGACCTCGGCAATTTGAAgcaaaatcgtttcttatatatcttggtaaagaTGCAAAGTCccttataagaaaatatttatccTCACTCTGCCGacgtcgcttgcgggcgaggcagcAGAATTcccaaaaaatgataattttgtattaatatatCAAAACTGGCACCGCGCCCATAGACGACCTCGGCAATTTGAAgcaaaatcgtttcttatatatcttggtaaagaTGCAAAGTCccttataagaaaatatttatccTCACTCTGCCGacgtcgcttgcgggcgaggcagcAGAATTCCCAAAAAGtgataattttgtattaatacatCAAAACTGGCACCGCGCCCATAGACGACCTCGGCAATTTGAAgcaaaatcgtttcttatatatcttggtaaagaTGCAAAGTCCCTTATGAGAAAATATTTATCCTCACTCTGCCGacgtcgcttgcgggcgaggcaacagaattctcaaaaactgataattttgtaataatatatCAAAACTGGCGCCTCGCCCATAGATGACATCGGCAATTTGAAGCTAAATCGTTCCTTATACAGTGTGATTCATTCGTGCACCCTTATAAAATCTGTATTTATTACCCGatttcgacaatttttttttaattgtagacCGTAAGAAACTCTACCTTACGACAaagtcatattttttttgaaaaaaccaaaGCCTattatttcactttttaggtgcaaaaaatgaagaaatcatatTAGGGAATATTTTTTAGACAAAATTAAGCGCCGTTTGAAATGGgcatataccaaatttcatcaaaaattgttacaaattaaCAACGTTacagataattgaaaaatataactttttatcaattaatttcatCTGTAGGAAATGTAAATAGtgtttgtattattgtctgacttttattatagttttttttttctataatacttgtcaatgtaaatttatgttgttttcctgatttttagtaacattttcagtaactagAGGTTAAAACACTAatcaatttttagataaatacgattttaaccaagtacatatttattgtaaaaacgtgctacataataattaaatagaacaaaacaccttttgtaggtaaataaatggcaaataaataacaccccacaacattttttatgcaatttttctttttgaataacgaaagctcaaacatcagtgtgacatatttgtttcaaaacatcATATAACAAAACTTCCTGTTAATTTtaccaactttacaacaatttgacaggtattacagaaaaaaatgaactataccTTTTTTGTCATGGTTTAATAGATCagatcaaataaattcataaaaaatgatatttttcaattatttgtaacgattttaatttctaaccattttcgatgaaattttggtatagtagaaaccacgagagctggcagtgacagatcgcttaaaaatggtatgaatcaagatatggacgacttagattatttcaccataTACATTTAAACGTAGcttatgttagtaatggaggttatatgtcaaacattgtcaaagatattattaaatgattttcctttcaaaggaaacattttcggcttgtgaaaacactaacagattcatgacaacgctcacaagacgtttcgatttgaggttataattatagagtaacatcccttagaagaacagacgtactttttcgacgtggccatttgaattgtacagcagacatattaaactaatgctatctctttctaacacacattactctctagcggtttgtgaactacgtatggcatttgtaagagcggaaaacgatgatttactgccagctctcgtggcgtctactatataTGCCCATTTCAAAAGGCGTTTAATGCAGTGGTGTActcagattttttgtaaaaaatttcctaatatgatttcttcatttttagaaCCTAGAAAGTGAAATAGTAGGCCTTGgtttttctaagaaaaataTGACTGTCCGAAGGTACAGTTTTtgacaattcaaaaaaaaaaaaatgtcgaaatcagataataaatacaaattttacgagGGTGCTCCGTTTTCAAATGGGTCACACTGTATGTCTTGATAAAGATACAAAGTCccttataaaaaaacatttatccTCACTCtgccgaggtcgtttgcggtCGAGGCAACAGAATTCTCAAAAACTGataattttgtattgatgTATCAAATGTtatgcctcgcccgcaagcgatctcggcggTTTATGTCAAATGTTTTCTTATAGaagatttttatatttactaaGATATATAAGGAACACTTTCCCCTCAAATCGCCGTAGTTACTTGCCGGTGAGGCAGTAGAATTCTCAAAAACTGatgattttgtattaatacagggtgtcacacaaaaaacgcccctaGCTGTAACTCCGTTACTTACAATCAGATTTTCATGACacaggtatcaaatgaaatggttttattaatactataatttatgctacaaataaattttttacaacgccttcttcaatttcaaacgattattaacttttgtttttcatattgctgcatatatttttcttcgcgTCAtgggatagagatttttttcctgaatccattgatgtacagggtgggcaaatttgggtgttattataggctatttCAGAAACGATAAGAGATATGagaaaagtaggtgccatatcccggtctcttttttcaaGACTAATCCAATTTCGCAAACATCAAACCTCTatcttttaagttatagccaaaaagtcaaattttcgtgatttccaaaaaaatgctcatatttcgtttgtttttgaaattagagaaatggggttgatacgttcttaagacacttttttaagtagaatatgatatgatttttgagatacaacacaaagttgtatttttttaaatacaaactatacttgattatgatgatactgaaaagagcatatctTTAgttttccaatgatgtatcgcatgtatggtgtatttggagaaaataagcgttaattttcaattccaaaatattaaGCGGTaatcttcaaaattttgattgacGCCGCAAGCTATTTGTTGTatgacaacctgtatatacaggcggtgtcttttctctgttaaaattacattcaaaatgaatgtattgtacatcaatggattcagaaaaacaacctctatccaatgacgtgaagaaaaatatatggagcaatttaaaaaacaaaagttaataatcgcttaaaattgaagatggccttggaaaaaatttatttgtagcatgaattaTAGTagtcatcaaaccatttcatttgatacctcgctcatgaaaatcggaatgttaatgacagagttacagcttggagCGTTTTTTTtctgacaccctgtatattttggCAAACTAAGAATCTCTTATAACATATTTACCTTCACTTTGAGgaggtcgcttgcggtcgAGGCGGTAaaattctcaaaaactaaagattttgtattaatttatcaaatcaagtgcctcgcccgcaagcgaccgcGACGATTTGACAACAAATCGtttcttatacagggtgatttataacatacggaggaGACTAAATGGGTAGGTACTTGAGGTCAAactgaagagattttcttaataatgttttgttaaaatcttaatagttacatagatatcgcatgttaattttttaaataagttagcgTCAActtttgagaaccgctgatattcactaaagaacaattaaaatacttgtcaACGCCATCCTCATTTTTGAAGGAGCTGTCAAAGTAGacaatttaaatgtttaattttaatacgtaatttatgaaaagaaataatagatgttaatttatgaaacggataataataatgttttaaatgcaaaattacaaaatctctaaaacaagaaaataacataataataataataatctctttATAACATATGTTCAAAGTGCTGTCCTTGCATTACGGCGCACAACTGCGCACGACGAATCCAATTTAACGATAATCGTGGAAATCGTGGACGTATATCCTCTGTAGCGGCAGTGATGCGATGTCGTAGTTCGTCGATTGTATTAACCTCGGTGGCATATACTCTATCCTTCATGAATccccataaaaaaaagtcCAATGGGTTAAGATCGGGACTACGTGGTGGCCATGGAATAGGTCCACTTCGACCAATCCATTTTTGCCGAAAAGCATTATAGAGGAAATCTCGTACATTACGACTAAAATGTGCCGGACAACCGTCGTGCATAAACCACATCTCACGTCGCATAAGTAGCGGAATATCTTCCAGGAGTACTGGcagattttcttgtaaaactGTAAATAAGAAGTTCCATTAAGAGTTCCTGGTAATTCGAAAGGTCCTATTAACGTATTGTTCACAATTCGCGCCCAGAGATTCACTCTGAATCGTTGTTGAAAAGAGCCTTGACGAATAACCTGTGGATTTTCGTCCGACCACACATGGGAATTGTGAACATTTAGAACACCATTTCTGGTAAAACAGCATTCAGCCACTCCCAAATTGCAACCGCAAAGGATAGTCAGCGGGAGTCAGTCCTTgcactttttgaaaatgatagggGTGTAAACCGTTAC from Onthophagus taurus isolate NC chromosome 5, IU_Otau_3.0, whole genome shotgun sequence harbors:
- the LOC111414642 gene encoding probable G-protein coupled receptor CG31760 encodes the protein MELEFPARKLLVRLVYTCHIMCLVTSQLTKKEDIEKSLQIIHDVATSNLGELCVTTQFSPLYVPLDTTKFEATRQKADLAATLLLDLGISHHNDLQDVIPKDLIVSDINIISARVLAINSSTRELRNCIWWQRQGLEMGGPTKLKEGIPEIGQKLSSDYPWYADADSTPSLRSPKFISSPPDISYRGWWTFPYYSCSARKWLMSYSVSIPPPGRHGLKGFLSLDVDISKFEVNQCEMKLISTPTEIEAFHGSHKCHNKTSKCYYKPTKTYMSWTRGSYQCVCRDGYYSPHHNGIFNGTLVEVAFNAMKENSSPFWGDIFHCLQCAPGCETCIGPQPCLATYHWAFRVTLLIFSVTCAICTVILIIYMFRHRKLKVFKVASPIFLAITLLGCATMYLEMAAIFPVLDMYSCIATKWSRHLGFCITYTALLMKTWRVSLTYRVKSAHKVKLTDKQLLQWMVPILLVMLIYLSTWTLSATPAAEVITDSVGLKFNQCTYNWWDHSLAIGEVLFLAWGIRVCYNVRNAESLYNEARLISYAIYNIAVVNIAMVAFHLLIFPKAGPDIKYLLGFIRTQLSTSVTIGLVFGPKVVRVLRGQGDQWDNRARSRGVTASFSLNGIGLVSEEAPDLYQENEELKEEIQKLAAQIEFMKIVHMETNNRHVKPKIGGYFSNLNAPVIHSPLSKQGCLLSKPPEEL